One Synechococcus sp. Nb3U1 genomic window, AACCGCACTGGCCAAGGGAAAGGATTGTGCAACCGCAGATCCGCTAGACCATACCAAACTGTGGCATCCAATCCAGCAGGCACGGACTCCACGACGGTGTAATGGGGATGTCGCTCCACCACCTCCAGCCCTGCCAGCAAAGCGGCATTGTAAAGACTAGAAGACACCTGACAAATTCCACCCCCCACCGAATCAAGGGTTTCGGCCACCATAAACACTGGCGCGGGCAAATAGCCCCGTTCTAGGCTGCGGGATCCCACCACCTGATTAAAAGAAAAAATGGCCCCCGGCTGAATGTAAACTCCATCCAAAGCTTGGGCCGCCTGACGGATGTTGTGGATTTGGGATCCGCTGCGCTGCTGCAAAGCGGTGACGTAATGGCTGAGGGTTGTCGGGGTGGGATCTGTCCACCACAAAGCCAGTAGAGCCAGCAACGGCCCGATGAGCAAGAGTAATCTCCGTAGATCGCGCTTGGCCATTACACTGTGCCGGTCAAGACGGGTTCTCCGCGTGGTTCTCGGGGGCTGGTGGGGACTTGGGCCGTAATCCACAGTTCTTGGGCACGGGTTCCAATGGGAGGGGTGCGAGGCGGGCGCATCGCCACGATGGCTGAACCGTAGGCATCCACCAGAAAGTCACCGCAGTAAAGGATGTCCCCGTTATCCAGTTTCAGCCAAAGGTGATAGCGCTCCCCAGCAGACAATTGCGGCAGATCAGTTGCTGCCAAAACAACCTCCTGCCATTCCCCAGCCCGAAACAGCAGGTTGGCCACTCCAGCCTCACCCCGCAAATTCACCAGACGGGATCCCGGTTGCTGCAGCAGGTTGGCCAACTCCTGTACAGATTCCAATTGGGCCAGTTGCAACGATTGACGCAACCGCCAATTATCCAGACCCAGCAACACCAGAGCCACCGCCACTAGGCCCGCCAACCACCGCCACCACGCCTTGAATCGACTGGCCGGAAGCGCTGGCAAAGCGGATTGAAGGGGCAATGGGGCTTCTGCCAAACCCACTTCCGCCCAAATCTTATCTCGCAAGCCCGCGGGCGGGATCACTCCTGGCAACCCGTAGGGCAACAATTCCAGGGCCTCTTGAAGCACTTGCATTTCTGCCACCAACTGGGGATCCTGCTGCAGGCGTTCCTCAAGAGCACGGGCCTCCTCGGGAAGCAAATCCCCGAGCAGATAGCCTGCCAGGTCTTCGTTTGTGTGGCCCTGGCCGACTTCATTTTCAAATTCAGTAGATTCAGACGATTCAGACATAATGCGGGCAAACGCAACTCAATGGAGAAGGGGCTGTAGGGAGCTACGCAATTTGAAAAGGGCCTGGCGAGAGCGGGTTTTGACCGTTCCCAACGGGATCCCCAATTGTCGGGAAACTTCCGCCTGGCTCAACCCCTGGTAGTAGAGCAACTCCAGGATCTGCCGCTGGTTTTCGGGCAACTGGCTGAGGGCCTCCTGCACCACCTGACGACGTTCCTCGATGGAAACCTGTTCAAAAGGAGCTGGCGTCGGGGTGTCGGCGCTGAGAATAGGCTGCCAGCGTTCCAAAAAGCGTTGCTGACTCCCCTTAGAACGGAGCCGGTCAATGGCTCGAGAACGGGTCAACACGCACAGAAAGCTGCTCAGGGATCCGCGCCGCACATCATAGCTGGGTTTTCGCCAGAGGGTGACAAACACTTCCTGAGTCAGATCCTCAGCATCGGTGGCATTGGCCATAATCTTGAGGGCTAGCCCGTAAACCAGCCCGGCATAACGGTCGTAGAGCACGCTGAGAGCGGTAGGTTGCCTAGCCTTGACGGCCTCAATCAGCTCAGAATCGCTGCGAGAGGGCAAATCGCTCAGCCGAGGAACATCAGACATAGAGCCAACATCCAGCCCCACAATGAAGCACGCCAAGGTGCGGCGCAGTAAGAAGATAGACCCGATGAGGGTCGTGTGGTTCCCGCCATCACGACCTCTACCCCGCCAGAGGCGGGGCGGGCGTTGCAGAGCAACAGGGTACTGTAAGCACAGCATGCTCCTGAGACCATACCTTATCCTAATGGGTTGCGGCTCCCTCTCTTTTTTAAGTGCAAAGTTGAGCGCCAACCCATGCCCTCTCTGTGGGCAGTACCCAGTCGGCTGACCAGTCCACTTGTAGCTCAGCACTGTCGCTTGCATAGGAGCCCACCTCCAGAAACCCAACGCGTGCTCCTGAGCTCATTCTCATTTCCTCTATGCTGGATACGGCTGCCCTCTGCTTTTGGATTGCCCCTTGATAACTCCCCGGCTTACTGTTGCTTCCGCGTCGCGGTAGGCACTGTGTTGGCCGCCGCATTTCTCCCCGACAGCAGAACATCCAGTTTGCTGGCAATAGCGGCAATCCAGGCTTGATCCCGCTGAGTAAAGCTGCGGGGCGTATCACTGCCCAAAATGAGGCAGCCTTTCTGGCCGATCGGCTGACACAGCACCGCCTGGGATCCCGTGGGTAAAATCCCATCAAACTCAGCTCGGGCTGGAAACAACTTCAAATCCACCAGATAAACGGGCTGGCCCGTCTGCAAAACCCGTTGCAGAATGCTCTTGGGCTCAATCTGAGGCAACCTTCCGGCACTGGCCAGTAGACCCCGTTGCAGCAGAGTTTGACCATCTAGCCAAACCAGTACCGTGCGAGCAGCAGTGGTGGTCAGTAAGGTATGCGAGGCCCAAGCCAGCTCCAGTTTTGCAGTCTCCGATAAGTCAGGGTGCCAGTCGAGACCCGGGATCCCTTGCAAAGGGGCGTTTTTGGGAGCAATCGGTTGGATCTGCTGCCAAAGGAGTCCGGTCAAGATCAAGAGGGCGCTGAGGAGGATCCCTAAGGCATCGGAGCGAGACTGGCTGGTGGCCAATTCCGGCGTAAAGGCCAGCCGATTCAAAACCAGTAAGCCGCTACCCAAAAGGCCGGTTACCAAAGGCAACCGCCTCACCCAGCGATTGGGATCCCTGGAAGGTTGAGTGGGTTCAATGGTCAAAGCAAGCGTAACAAGAGAACCAACTTCAGCTTAGAGCGAATTTAGAAGCGGCTCCAAATGCCGAGGCGCTCTTGCTGAGCTTTTTCCTGCAAACCACCGTAGTAGCTGTCGTATTTGATGTTGTGGCTATAGGGGACGATGCGGGCCAAGCCATTGCGCACCAACATGGCGTTCATCTGGTGGCCTTCCAACCAAACGTAGGCCTCCACCAAGCCCGTGGCATCTTCGTTACGCAGCAGCTTATCCCCCTCCAGTTTGACAGTGCGGTAGAGAATGCGCTCACGAATCAGTTCAGTCACTTGTTGGTAGTAGGGGTCTTCTTCTGCGCTGATGCCTTCAATCCCAGCCAGCTTGATCAGGCGCATTTTCTGTTCGCCCTGGATTTGCACCACCAAAGTCTCACCATCCACCACCCGCACCACAATCGCATCTGGGTAGCGATCAAAGCGGTGGTTATCGAAATAGAAGCTGGTGTCGGGCACCACCCGAGGCTCTCCAAATCCGTGGCTGGGCATGACCTGCACGGCCAAAAGCAGCCCCAATGCAGCAGAGCCGAGAGCAACACGCTGGAACATGACTTTTCCCCATCCTTGGATACAGCTTGCCCTTTGACAGTCTGCCCTCCTCAATTAAAGGGATCCTCTCACGGCAGCATTCAAGGTGTAATGGTAGCCGCAACTGCCCAGAAAACAACCCCAACGCTGTTCTGCACCGCAGTCTAGCTGGGTGAAGAGGTGCCGTTGGCTGGGGGGGATTCCGCTTTGGCTTCCAAAGAGCCGAGGCGACTGAGCAATTCCTGATGGTTTTTTTTCAGTTGATCCAGTTCTTCACGCAATTGTTGAGTCGATTGATCTCCTCCAAGACGAGATTGCACCTTTTGGATCGCCTCGCTAATGCGCCGTTCGATGCGGCCATCCTGTGTATCCAAGCTTTGCAATAGAGGGATGGCTTTCGGGCTGTTCAGTTGGCTGAGGGCCGTGATCACCGCCATTTGGGTGAAGAAAAAGGTCTCGCGGCCGAGATCTCCCAAACACTCCAGAACCCGCGCATTTTCTTGCTCGGAAGCATAGGTGCCCAGGGCGCGGATGGCGGCCAGACGCAACGGCTGCGGGATCCCCAACTGGGTGTGGTGCAGGAGCAGATCCAGGGCTTTTTCCGATCGCTTCATTTGGGCCAAGCCAGACATCACCCCGGCTCGTACCACCTCATTCCAGCCCGCCTTTTGCTCTAAGGCCATTTGGAACAGCGCTATCACCTCGGCTTCC contains:
- a CDS encoding anti-sigma factor domain-containing protein; translation: MSESSESTEFENEVGQGHTNEDLAGYLLGDLLPEEARALEERLQQDPQLVAEMQVLQEALELLPYGLPGVIPPAGLRDKIWAEVGLAEAPLPLQSALPALPASRFKAWWRWLAGLVAVALVLLGLDNWRLRQSLQLAQLESVQELANLLQQPGSRLVNLRGEAGVANLLFRAGEWQEVVLAATDLPQLSAGERYHLWLKLDNGDILYCGDFLVDAYGSAIVAMRPPRTPPIGTRAQELWITAQVPTSPREPRGEPVLTGTV
- a CDS encoding VanW family protein: MAKRDLRRLLLLIGPLLALLALWWTDPTPTTLSHYVTALQQRSGSQIHNIRQAAQALDGVYIQPGAIFSFNQVVGSRSLERGYLPAPVFMVAETLDSVGGGICQVSSSLYNAALLAGLEVVERHPHYTVVESVPAGLDATVWYGLADLRLHNPFPWPVRLRAEIQGQNLAVSVLGRGSRQDSQVPSLQVQHHWLDDQHLQVSVYRGDQRLSQDRYVIPRR
- a CDS encoding cofactor assembly of complex C subunit B; translated protein: MRRLPLVTGLLGSGLLVLNRLAFTPELATSQSRSDALGILLSALLILTGLLWQQIQPIAPKNAPLQGIPGLDWHPDLSETAKLELAWASHTLLTTTAARTVLVWLDGQTLLQRGLLASAGRLPQIEPKSILQRVLQTGQPVYLVDLKLFPARAEFDGILPTGSQAVLCQPIGQKGCLILGSDTPRSFTQRDQAWIAAIASKLDVLLSGRNAAANTVPTATRKQQ
- a CDS encoding thermonuclease family protein, with the translated sequence MFQRVALGSAALGLLLAVQVMPSHGFGEPRVVPDTSFYFDNHRFDRYPDAIVVRVVDGETLVVQIQGEQKMRLIKLAGIEGISAEEDPYYQQVTELIRERILYRTVKLEGDKLLRNEDATGLVEAYVWLEGHQMNAMLVRNGLARIVPYSHNIKYDSYYGGLQEKAQQERLGIWSRF
- a CDS encoding sigma-70 family RNA polymerase sigma factor: MSDVPRLSDLPSRSDSELIEAVKARQPTALSVLYDRYAGLVYGLALKIMANATDAEDLTQEVFVTLWRKPSYDVRRGSLSSFLCVLTRSRAIDRLRSKGSQQRFLERWQPILSADTPTPAPFEQVSIEERRQVVQEALSQLPENQRQILELLYYQGLSQAEVSRQLGIPLGTVKTRSRQALFKLRSSLQPLLH